From Quercus lobata isolate SW786 chromosome 11, ValleyOak3.0 Primary Assembly, whole genome shotgun sequence:
TTGACGTTGTAGAATTTCTCATGTCCAGTGTCTCCAGATTCCAAAGGTTGAATATGTAATCTGGAATGACATGAAGCTCACCAGATCTAATGCTTAAGTACTTCAAAAGGATCAGGTTTTCAATCCTTTTGGGGATTAAGCAACAGATGCCCATACTACTAAGCTCTACTACCCGAATCAACTTATTACTTTCGCAAAGCCATTCCAAGTAGCTTTTATTAGGAGGACTCTTAAGCTCAACCCCAAACCCTATTATAGAACGGCTATTTGAAGGCTCACAAGGGGTAGAAGAAATGTGTGCATGGTTGCTAATGTGGATGGAAATTCTACGAGATTTGCTTATGGGTGAAAGTTTAAGATCTGAATGAACCTCAAGAAACTTCTCTTCAATGCTCTCCGTTATACAGAGGTCTCGTAATAGATCATGGATACGACATGTCTTGACTCCTTCATCTAGCCTTTTTGTTGCTATTTGAATCAAGCTCCTGTCAATGAGTTCCTCCAAGTAATCTTCAGCAATGTCCTCCATATTTCTATTCCCAATTTGTTGAATGAATCCCTCGGCTATCCAAAGTTGGAATAGTTGCCTCACTGGTATCTCAAAGTCTTCTGGGTAGATACCAAAGTATAGAAAGCATGGTTTCAACCGTCGGGGTAAGTGGTTGTAGCTTAGAGCCAATATGTCAATGCAACTTGATCTATCCTCTGTCAAATATGAATTGACATGGCCAACATATTTCAACCATGTTCGATGTGATTTCTCCTTATTTGCCAAGAGACCCCCCAATACCACAATAGCAAGTGGTAAACCATGGCAACTTTTTACCATTTCACTCCCCAGAGTTTCAAGTTCTAGAGGACATGTACCTCTCCTGAACACCTTCTTAGAGAAGAGCTCccaacttttatctttatcaaGAAATGGGAGTTCATATGGGAGAATAGGAGGAATACTATTATTAAGACCACTCGCATGTAATGCCACTTCTTTTATTCGACTAGTGATCAATATTCTACTTCCATTGAAATTATTAGGAAAGGCAACACTTACCTCATTCCATGCCTCGATTTTCCAGATGTCATCCATGACAAGTAAGTACCTCTTGTCTTTCAAGCATTTGAACAACACACTTTTCAATTCATCGACATCCAAATCTTGCCATCCTTCATCATTGCTTTTGTAAATATCTTGCACAAAATCCAACaatgattttttcaatttatggtCTTGTATTTGTTCCAAGGACCCAAACAATGCCTTTTTGCATTCTTCATCATTCATTGCCTTGATATCGCTCAAGTCTTCAATTAGTGTCCCTCTCAATTTATCTTTGCTCGTGCTGTACCTAGCTTCCAGACCATGAAATAATTCCTCTTTCAATTCATCTTTCAACACATACTTCTTCAGTTTTGGCATCGGCGTCACacctttcaaaatttcaagcaaCAGGTCTCTGATTTTATATTCTTGAGAGACATACACCCACAGAcggaaatcaaagaaatttttgACATCATTGTTGTTATAGATCTTCCTAGCAAGAGTGGTTTTCCCTAAGCCACCCATGCCAACGATTGAAACAACATTAAGTTGCAAACTCCCTTCAATAAGCTGCCTCATCAATACCTTCGTGTCATGACCAAAGCCCACCACTTGATCTTCCTCTACGTATCTTCTGCGACTGTGCAGTTTCACCTCTGCTTCTGCATCTCCTCCGTATGATTCAGCTATTTCTACGCCGTACTTGCTCCTATTGTCGTTAATTCCCTTGTTGATAATCCTGATGCTCTCTATCTTTTTTGCAACCTGGTGAAATGCAATTGCTCGGTCAGCTGAAGGGATAAACTTCCCCAGCGTGGCGTTTCTTCTTCTGTGCTTTGTCACAGTCATGATGAATGTATCGATAACATCCTCAGCCTCATAAGCTACGTCCCTGATTTGTCTTACTACCTGCTTCACTAACTCATTGTCATGTCGTTTCCCCTCAGTGTTTTTGAGGAAGATGTTGATCAGAGACAGCTCATTCTGAAGTAATTTGACTTGATCCTCTACTTCACCTAGCAATTTTGATTCTTGAGAGATCAACCGAGTCAAGTTCTCCAACAGGAAACTCACAACACTGTCAGCCATGTCTGCTTAAAACACTAAAACTTGTACAACAATTTCAGATATTTTCTCAGAGGAAGAGGGATTTTTGGAAGGTAAAGTCCTGAAGGATGAAGGAAAGGTTTTTCCTATGAAATGTCTGAAGTCTCTTTGAAGAGTGAACACAAAAATTCTTAGCTGGAAAGTTTTTCTTGTATCAGGAGTCTAAAGTCTCTTTGAAGAGTGAAGATAGACAATCTTAGCTGAAAAGTTATTCCTATATCAGGAGTGTAAAGTCTCTTTGAAGAGTAAAGAcaaactgaaagttcaaataacGTGTAAAACACTGTGAACATTATTCCTATATCAGGAGTCTAAAGTCTCTTTGAAGAGTGAAGACAAACTGAAAGTTTAAATAGCGTGTAAAACATTATGAACATTTAAACccttaaattataaattactaattcaaacttaatatcaaaaaattaatgtgtgaaacatgaacataagcttaatacagaattgataaagaatctaaactaaataaaatcacatcctcaatagaaattaaatgaaaaaaattaaggaaaaagagatgtaaacacaaCGATAACACatcgatgtgttatcaaagaggaaatcaAAGCTCTCGGCATAAAAATTCTCCGcagccctccaagcggtaaataatccactaaagaatgtagttgggatacatgaacagcagaagaccctccaaacctaatctacccagtgtacctaaaccctcAAAGTTCCTACTCCAATGAGGTGTTGTCGTTGAAGAGGTTTTTtagtgaagattgtggatgagtcaatcttgtgt
This genomic window contains:
- the LOC115967850 gene encoding putative disease resistance RPP13-like protein 3, whose product is MADSVVSFLLENLTRLISQESKLLGEVEDQVKLLQNELSLINIFLKNTEGKRHDNELVKQVVRQIRDVAYEAEDVIDTFIMTVTKHRRRNATLGKFIPSADRAIAFHQVAKKIESIRIINKGINDNRSKYGVEIAESYGGDAEAEVKLHSRRRYVEEDQVVGFGHDTKVLMRQLIEGSLQLNVVSIVGMGGLGKTTLARKIYNNNDVKNFFDFRLWVYVSQEYKIRDLLLEILKGVTPMPKLKKYVLKDELKEELFHGLEARYSTSKDKLRGTLIEDLSDIKAMNDEECKKALFGSLEQIQDHKLKKSLLDFVQDIYKSNDEGWQDLDVDELKSVLFKCLKDKRYLLVMDDIWKIEAWNEVSVAFPNNFNGSRILITSRIKEVALHASGLNNSIPPILPYELPFLDKDKSWELFSKKVFRRGTCPLELETLGSEMVKSCHGLPLAIVVLGGLLANKEKSHRTWLKYVGHVNSYLTEDRSSCIDILALSYNHLPRRLKPCFLYFGIYPEDFEIPVRQLFQLWIAEGFIQQIGNRNMEDIAEDYLEELIDRSLIQIATKRLDEGVKTCRIHDLLRDLCITESIEEKFLEVHSDLKLSPISKSRRISIHISNHAHISSTPCEPSNSRSIIGFGVELKSPPNKSYLEWLCESNKLIRVVELSSMGICCLIPKRIENLILLKYLSIRSGELHVIPDYIFNLWNLETLDMRNSTTSIKRLPKGIWKLQKLRHLYLDGPTHLPKTNNKVALPNLQVLTGIAVNEDNLSLFAKASFPLVRKLGLHSLRQVQSEILSSLHPLCHLQTLKIYKLCQLSSQVSFQLTLTKITLLEVASLYPAVTRVLGSLTDLRMLKIRGSLQNGSEMNVDCDEGSFPQLEVFKMENLCSVKWTMGKGAMPRLQRLVIKRCEFFYMPPDELCCLTVLRDVEVLHPSLKLAKIVQQLQMRGGCKLQVYPPLDSTN